One Fontisphaera persica DNA window includes the following coding sequences:
- a CDS encoding YgdI/YgdR family lipoprotein, with translation MKHVLVFATLMGLMLAGSGCSRYQITLTNGNVITAKSKPKLDPATDHYRFKDATGKEVWVPSMRIRSIEAK, from the coding sequence ATGAAGCATGTCTTGGTCTTTGCAACCTTGATGGGGTTGATGCTGGCGGGCAGCGGATGCTCCCGTTACCAGATTACCCTGACCAACGGCAACGTCATCACGGCCAAAAGCAAACCGAAACTGGACCCGGCCACAGACCATTACCGCTTCAAAGACGCCACCGGCAAAGAGGTGTGGGTGCCGTCCATGCGCATCCGCTCCATCGAAGCCAAATAA
- a CDS encoding threonine aldolase family protein, whose translation MGTPKRFFASDNYAGICPEAWAALQAANVDHAPAYGDDEYTARVADKLRELFETHCEVFFVFNGTAANSLALATLCQSYHSIICHELAHVETDECGAPEFFSHGTKVLTAPGANGKLDPAAIERLVRKRSDIHYPKPRAVSLTQATEVGTVYTVDEIRAIWARARSLGLRIHMDGARFANAVASLGVAPKEITWQAGVDVLCFGGTKNGLPVGEAVIFFDRELAAEFAYRCKQAGQLASKMRFIAAPWLGMLENHTWLRHAAHANAMAARMETALRELQVPILFPRQANAVFAEFSLPVQEGLRARGWRFYTFIGQGGCRLMCAWDTRPEDVDAFVTDVRELLKSC comes from the coding sequence ATGGGCACACCGAAACGTTTTTTTGCCAGCGACAATTACGCCGGCATTTGTCCCGAGGCCTGGGCGGCCTTGCAGGCGGCCAATGTGGACCATGCGCCGGCCTACGGGGACGATGAGTACACCGCGCGGGTGGCGGATAAATTGCGGGAATTGTTTGAAACGCATTGCGAGGTGTTTTTTGTTTTCAACGGCACTGCCGCCAATTCGCTGGCGCTGGCCACCCTCTGCCAAAGCTATCATTCCATCATCTGCCATGAGCTGGCGCATGTGGAAACGGACGAGTGCGGCGCGCCGGAGTTTTTCTCGCATGGCACCAAGGTGCTCACCGCGCCGGGGGCCAACGGCAAATTGGACCCGGCGGCCATTGAGCGGCTGGTCCGCAAGCGCAGTGACATTCACTATCCCAAGCCGCGGGCGGTGTCGCTCACCCAGGCCACGGAAGTGGGCACCGTGTACACGGTGGACGAAATCCGCGCCATCTGGGCGCGAGCGCGCAGCCTGGGACTGCGGATTCACATGGACGGCGCCCGCTTTGCCAACGCGGTGGCCTCGTTGGGAGTGGCGCCCAAGGAAATCACCTGGCAGGCGGGAGTGGATGTGCTGTGTTTTGGCGGGACCAAAAACGGCCTGCCAGTGGGCGAGGCCGTCATCTTTTTCGACCGCGAGCTGGCTGCCGAATTTGCCTATCGTTGCAAGCAGGCCGGCCAGTTGGCCTCCAAAATGCGTTTCATTGCCGCCCCCTGGCTGGGCATGTTGGAAAACCACACCTGGTTGCGCCATGCCGCCCACGCCAACGCCATGGCCGCCCGCATGGAAACTGCGCTGCGTGAATTGCAGGTGCCCATCCTTTTTCCCCGGCAGGCCAATGCCGTCTTTGCCGAATTTTCCCTGCCGGTGCAGGAAGGTTTGCGCGCGCGGGGATGGCGCTTCTACACCTTCATCGGCCAGGGGGGGTGCCGATTAATGTGCGCCTGGGACACGCGCCCGGAGGATGTGGATGCTTTTGTGACCGATGTCCGCGAGCTGTTAAAGTCCTGCTAA
- a CDS encoding C45 family autoproteolytic acyltransferase/hydolase has translation MDVLVALENLRLEPSWPEERWNIPAQAGDRIEKVALGHVTRFLTVALNSLNQKIPTLPETVTGQHRLVATEGEGRLEEVDGTLVLFVKGTPEEMGRQHGVLLRKQVRSLVDQILYGVGVGSSFEKGRWFFGEIEEAQARLKVDERYLREMDALAQAAGLEREEVRLANFFPELFHCSGFALFGKATQGGRMYHGRILDYLKGVGLEQNAVVMVMQPSDAHAWVNVGYAGFVGTVTAMNEKHIAIGEMGGRGEGLWDGKPMAQLMREVMERASTLDEAVSIMRRGPRTCEYYYVISDAKNRKAVGIAATPDTFETIWPGQSHPRLPHAFADVVLMSAGDRYEALAARVRENYGKFDATSARALMNRPVCMGSNIQSVLFEPDTLDFWVANADSKNVASHTRYTRYNLKRLLEAPPAGK, from the coding sequence ATGGATGTCCTGGTGGCACTGGAGAATCTCCGGCTGGAGCCGTCGTGGCCGGAGGAACGGTGGAATATTCCGGCTCAGGCGGGGGACCGGATTGAAAAGGTGGCGTTGGGACACGTAACTCGTTTCCTGACCGTGGCGCTCAATTCCCTGAATCAAAAAATCCCCACGCTTCCCGAAACCGTGACCGGCCAGCATCGGTTGGTGGCTACTGAGGGCGAGGGCCGCCTGGAAGAGGTGGATGGGACCCTGGTCTTGTTCGTCAAAGGCACGCCGGAGGAGATGGGACGCCAGCACGGCGTGTTGCTGCGCAAACAGGTGCGTTCCCTGGTGGACCAGATTCTTTATGGAGTCGGCGTGGGCAGCAGCTTTGAAAAGGGGCGCTGGTTCTTTGGCGAGATTGAAGAAGCCCAGGCCCGGTTGAAGGTGGACGAGCGTTATTTGCGCGAAATGGATGCGCTGGCGCAGGCCGCGGGGTTGGAGCGCGAGGAGGTGCGGCTGGCCAATTTCTTTCCCGAGCTTTTCCATTGCAGTGGCTTCGCCCTCTTTGGCAAGGCCACGCAGGGAGGGCGAATGTATCACGGCCGCATTCTGGATTATTTGAAAGGGGTGGGGCTGGAGCAGAACGCCGTGGTGATGGTCATGCAGCCGTCGGATGCCCACGCCTGGGTTAATGTGGGCTATGCCGGATTTGTGGGCACGGTCACGGCGATGAATGAAAAGCACATTGCCATCGGCGAAATGGGCGGCCGCGGCGAAGGCTTATGGGACGGCAAACCGATGGCGCAATTGATGCGCGAAGTCATGGAGCGCGCCAGCACCCTGGATGAGGCCGTGTCCATCATGCGCCGCGGGCCGCGCACGTGTGAGTATTATTACGTCATCTCGGATGCGAAAAACAGGAAGGCCGTGGGCATAGCGGCAACACCAGATACTTTTGAGACCATTTGGCCCGGCCAATCCCATCCGCGCCTGCCTCATGCCTTTGCGGATGTGGTGCTCATGTCGGCGGGGGACCGTTATGAGGCGCTGGCAGCGCGCGTGCGCGAGAATTATGGAAAGTTTGACGCCACCTCAGCTCGCGCGCTCATGAACCGCCCCGTTTGCATGGGGTCCAATATCCAGTCCGTGCTCTTTGAGCCGGATACCCTCGATTTTTGGGTGGCCAATGCGGACAGTAAAAATGTGGCCAGCCACACTCGCTACACCCGTTACAACCTCAAGCGACTGCTGGAAGCTCCCCCCGCAGGCAAGTAA
- a CDS encoding 50S ribosomal protein L11 methyltransferase, producing MKTSSLWQVFIPLRKGQEEAVQDWLEDFFQTPACAYTAADSDAASVSVYLSEKPAPSTLAELRERLRHLPTLVRHARQGAGDVLVKRLTARDWVKAWQRNIRPIRIGKALLIRPTWDTTPPRPGQQLIVLDPGLSFGTGHHPTTHYCLQELVRLSRRGTATFLDLGTGSGLLAIAAARLGYRRITALDNDPEAVRVARANARANGVGRQIRFFQADVASYTLPRHPAFDVVAANLTDELLVQHAARIAGCAASRGHLVLAGILTERFPAVQKTYADLGLQLLRRRDRGEWTGATFGVP from the coding sequence ATGAAAACCTCCTCCCTTTGGCAGGTCTTCATCCCGCTCCGCAAAGGACAGGAAGAGGCCGTCCAGGATTGGTTGGAAGACTTTTTCCAGACTCCGGCCTGCGCCTACACCGCGGCAGATTCCGACGCGGCGTCGGTTTCCGTTTACCTGTCAGAAAAACCTGCCCCATCCACCCTGGCCGAATTGCGCGAGCGCTTGCGCCATCTGCCGACGCTTGTACGCCATGCACGCCAAGGCGCGGGGGACGTGTTGGTGAAACGTCTGACCGCCCGAGACTGGGTGAAAGCCTGGCAACGCAACATCCGGCCCATCCGCATCGGCAAGGCCCTGCTCATTCGGCCTACGTGGGACACCACGCCTCCCCGGCCCGGGCAACAGCTCATCGTGCTGGACCCCGGCTTGAGCTTTGGGACGGGACACCATCCCACCACCCACTACTGCTTGCAGGAATTGGTGCGCCTGTCACGCCGGGGTACGGCCACTTTTCTGGATTTGGGCACCGGCTCCGGTCTGCTCGCCATTGCGGCGGCGCGGCTGGGGTATCGCCGCATTACCGCGCTGGATAACGACCCCGAAGCCGTGCGAGTGGCCCGCGCCAATGCCCGCGCCAATGGCGTCGGCCGCCAGATTCGTTTTTTTCAAGCTGACGTTGCGTCATACACGCTCCCCCGCCATCCAGCCTTTGATGTCGTGGCTGCCAATTTAACCGATGAGTTATTGGTGCAACATGCGGCGCGCATCGCCGGTTGCGCTGCGTCCCGCGGTCACTTGGTGCTGGCCGGCATTTTGACCGAGCGCTTCCCCGCTGTTCAAAAAACATACGCCGATTTGGGGCTGCAACTCCTGCGGCGGCGCGACCGGGGAGAGTGGACCGGGGCCACCTTTGGCGTCCCTTGA
- a CDS encoding histidine phosphatase family protein: protein MKRTRLYFIRHAEVEERYHRVFGGRIDMGLSPFGHEQAQRLAEYVQRLPLEAIYASPMLRVRQTLEPCNGHLLLTPVFEEALREFDFGRWTGLHFRQVREQFNADPWDWLEWIEQGRIPEGETGAQIRARLEPWLQDKLLRHAGQTIAVFAHGGVIRQLLASLLEMPLSRMALFDVDYASVAAVDAGGGRPPEIQLANYTPWKTPGT, encoded by the coding sequence ATGAAACGCACGCGCCTTTATTTCATCCGGCACGCCGAGGTGGAGGAACGTTACCACCGGGTTTTCGGCGGCCGCATTGACATGGGACTCTCCCCCTTTGGCCACGAACAGGCCCAACGGCTGGCAGAGTACGTCCAACGCCTGCCGCTGGAAGCCATTTACGCCAGCCCCATGTTGCGCGTCCGCCAGACCTTGGAGCCTTGCAACGGCCACCTGCTCCTGACGCCAGTCTTCGAGGAGGCACTCCGCGAATTCGACTTTGGCCGCTGGACGGGCCTTCACTTCCGCCAAGTCCGCGAGCAATTCAACGCCGATCCCTGGGACTGGCTGGAATGGATTGAGCAGGGGCGTATTCCGGAAGGCGAAACCGGAGCGCAAATTCGCGCCCGGCTGGAACCTTGGTTGCAGGACAAACTCCTGCGGCACGCGGGCCAAACCATCGCGGTTTTTGCGCATGGCGGCGTCATTCGCCAACTGCTGGCCTCCTTGCTGGAAATGCCGCTCTCACGCATGGCGCTTTTCGATGTGGATTATGCCTCGGTGGCGGCGGTGGATGCCGGCGGCGGCCGCCCCCCCGAAATCCAGTTGGCCAACTACACCCCCTGGAAAACGCCCGGGACATGA
- the rph gene encoding ribonuclease PH: MSDALINANSPLPTGRADGRRPDQLRPVRFQPGIAPAAAGSVLIEWGQTRVICAISVEAEVPRWMKEQQVSGGWLTAEYSMLPYSTATRKARESSRGKLEGRTQEIQRLIGRSLRACMDLEKLGERTVWVDCDVLQAGGGTRTAAITGSYVALALAIRQWLAAGMLAENPLKHAVAAVSVGLVGGMPLLDLCYAEDVAAAVDMNLVMNDAGEYIEVQGSGEEATFTEAQLRQLLELGRAGIHQLLGLQQAALRAA, translated from the coding sequence ATGAGTGATGCACTCATCAACGCCAACAGCCCGCTGCCCACCGGCCGGGCGGACGGCCGCCGCCCCGACCAGCTCCGGCCCGTACGTTTTCAGCCGGGCATTGCGCCGGCCGCGGCTGGTTCCGTCCTGATTGAGTGGGGCCAAACTCGCGTCATTTGCGCCATTAGCGTCGAGGCGGAAGTGCCCCGATGGATGAAGGAGCAGCAGGTTTCCGGCGGCTGGCTGACCGCCGAATATTCCATGCTCCCTTATTCCACCGCCACACGGAAGGCCCGCGAATCCAGCCGCGGCAAGCTGGAAGGCCGGACCCAGGAAATCCAGCGGCTCATCGGGCGTTCTTTGCGCGCCTGCATGGATTTGGAGAAATTGGGGGAGCGCACCGTGTGGGTGGACTGTGATGTCCTGCAAGCGGGCGGCGGGACCCGCACCGCTGCCATCACCGGGTCGTATGTGGCCCTGGCCCTGGCCATCCGCCAATGGCTGGCCGCCGGGATGCTGGCGGAAAACCCCTTGAAGCATGCAGTGGCGGCGGTGAGCGTGGGCCTGGTGGGCGGAATGCCCCTGCTGGACCTGTGTTACGCGGAAGATGTGGCAGCGGCGGTGGACATGAACCTGGTGATGAATGACGCCGGCGAATACATCGAAGTGCAGGGCTCGGGCGAGGAAGCCACCTTCACCGAAGCACAACTGCGCCAGCTTTTGGAGCTGGGCCGGGCCGGCATTCATCAGTTGCTTGGCCTTCAACAAGCCGCCTTGCGGGCCGCATGA
- a CDS encoding hybrid sensor histidine kinase/response regulator, whose translation MHPSPSQPEFDYRRFAILYVDDEEASLRMFQAAFGQQFRILTAPNAAEGHRLLEAHHAELGVLMTDQRMPGEKGVQLLEKARRQYPRIVRILTTAYAELDAAIAAVNEGAIYKYITKPWDPVELEHVLRHALQFFIVQHERDQLLREKISTLHRLMLTDRLLSLGMFSAGLNHHLRNSLVAIRTFLELAPVKMAEEKISPNTLRDPEYWREFHAMAQGQIQRITEMLSSLGAAADRAEAGETALVDVAALLQEAIAVAQPELQRQQLRIQLQCDPQLPPLRGHPAKIRRLFDLLLRDEILTLPSGCTIKWQLQPGAGGQGVDILLEDNGRGLSADDLRFLFDPFYSRSPHPQELGINLMACFFLVYHEGGQIAVDNAPQGGTRFHIHLSGLPPEHDRLPQPDSKQWSLYEEIYEGLISGRAES comes from the coding sequence ATGCATCCGTCCCCAAGCCAGCCTGAATTTGACTACCGTCGCTTTGCCATCCTCTACGTGGACGACGAAGAGGCCTCCCTGCGCATGTTTCAAGCAGCCTTTGGGCAGCAGTTTCGCATCCTTACTGCCCCCAACGCCGCCGAGGGCCATCGCCTGCTGGAGGCGCATCACGCCGAACTGGGCGTGTTGATGACTGACCAGCGCATGCCGGGCGAAAAAGGAGTGCAGTTGCTCGAAAAAGCCCGCCGCCAATACCCCCGCATTGTGCGCATTCTGACCACGGCCTATGCGGAGCTAGATGCCGCCATCGCCGCCGTGAACGAAGGCGCCATCTACAAATACATCACCAAACCCTGGGACCCCGTGGAGTTGGAGCATGTCCTTCGCCACGCCCTGCAATTTTTCATCGTGCAACACGAGCGGGACCAGTTGTTGCGGGAAAAAATCTCCACCCTGCACCGTCTCATGCTCACAGACCGCCTCCTCAGTCTGGGCATGTTTTCCGCCGGCCTTAATCATCATCTGCGCAATTCGCTGGTGGCCATCCGCACCTTTCTGGAACTTGCCCCGGTCAAAATGGCGGAAGAAAAAATCAGTCCCAACACCTTGCGCGATCCGGAGTATTGGCGCGAGTTTCACGCCATGGCCCAGGGGCAAATCCAGCGCATCACCGAAATGCTCAGCAGCCTGGGAGCGGCGGCCGACCGGGCGGAAGCGGGAGAGACCGCCCTGGTGGATGTCGCCGCGCTCCTGCAGGAGGCCATTGCGGTGGCGCAACCCGAACTTCAGCGCCAGCAGCTCCGCATTCAGTTGCAATGCGACCCCCAGTTGCCGCCCCTGCGCGGTCACCCGGCCAAAATCCGGCGCCTGTTTGATTTGTTGTTGCGCGACGAAATCCTCACCCTCCCCAGCGGCTGCACCATAAAGTGGCAGTTGCAACCTGGTGCCGGGGGCCAGGGGGTGGACATCCTGCTGGAGGACAATGGCCGTGGCTTGAGCGCGGATGACCTGCGATTTTTGTTTGACCCCTTTTACAGCCGCTCGCCGCATCCTCAGGAGCTGGGCATAAATCTGATGGCCTGCTTTTTCCTGGTCTATCACGAGGGCGGCCAAATCGCCGTGGACAACGCGCCGCAAGGAGGCACCCGTTTCCATATTCATCTGTCCGGCCTGCCGCCGGAGCATGACCGTCTGCCGCAGCCGGATTCAAAACAGTGGAGCCTCTACGAAGAAATCTACGAAGGCCTGATTTCCGGGCGCGCCGAATCCTGA
- a CDS encoding ATP-binding protein, producing MEDEHHRKIRAAFEEYERGVTVYNFKVACVLGMVLMPAGIFLDYFVYPRHLAEFAAIRVICSVLILLFLLIMLTPSGRRLYRLWGLILLSLPTLSISYMIYRTEGPASPYYAGLNLVMLVLGFVLHWTFRESLLAVAVVFNMYLGACLGHGDYEKTGIFMNNLYFLVLTGIIVVTGSYFLSELRFKEFANRYELDLSRKQLEENNRKLLELDENKSRFFANISHELRTPLTIMLGSLEEIMQNPALAGDPNLRQTLTLMRANGLRLLKLINDLLELVRLDAGTLPVKRDAVDLPAFLESLAAAARHLAERRQLQLITQVAPDVNRVLVDRDKLEKILLNLQFNALKFTPPGGRVELMARRENQDLVLQVRDTGVGISEKDLPNVFSRFWQADMSSQRKFKGAGIGLALVKELTEVQGGAVAVESKPNEGTTFTVRLPYLPASESGLAPAETDSGSPQAPKAEEWLAGLYRQADMAALNHVPDNEGSALPAGEGPQPLILIADDEPDLRAFLRQQLAPHYRLAEAVDGRQAVELALRLQPDLMLLDFMMPEKDGLQVCRELREQPATRILPVIFLTAHGDHQTRLNALRDGATDFLAKPFSVTELHLRVKNLLAGHLYARELARQKARLEAAYRQLQEAEAQLVQSEKLAALGRMSAGIIHEINNPLNYARTGLYTLRQRLAGLPPESRAAWQTLLGEIEDGINRVKNIVQDLGPFAHDRDAVSNDTSLRQAVELALRFLSHEWRGTVAVEVDVPDNLTAWANRVRLVQVLVNLLQNALDALRAQSPPNPAPTIQVRAWAEGAWVFLSVRDNGPGIPPELQNRVFEPFFSTKEIGAGLGLGLHLCHQIVRQYEGRIRLNSQPGQFCEFILELPAHDPRLSANASTPAHASVPKPA from the coding sequence ATGGAGGACGAGCATCACAGGAAAATTCGCGCCGCCTTTGAGGAATACGAACGGGGGGTCACCGTTTACAATTTCAAGGTGGCGTGCGTGCTCGGCATGGTGTTGATGCCGGCGGGAATCTTTCTGGATTACTTTGTTTATCCGCGGCACCTGGCGGAGTTTGCCGCGATCCGCGTAATCTGTTCTGTATTGATCCTGCTCTTTTTGCTGATCATGCTGACCCCCAGTGGGCGGCGCCTCTACCGGCTGTGGGGATTGATTTTGCTGAGCCTGCCCACCCTTTCCATTTCCTACATGATCTACCGGACCGAAGGCCCCGCCTCGCCTTATTATGCAGGTTTGAATCTGGTGATGCTGGTGCTGGGGTTTGTGCTGCATTGGACGTTTCGGGAAAGCCTTTTGGCCGTAGCGGTGGTCTTTAACATGTATCTGGGCGCATGCCTGGGCCACGGCGATTACGAAAAGACCGGCATCTTCATGAATAACCTGTATTTCTTGGTGCTCACCGGCATCATCGTCGTGACCGGCAGCTATTTCCTGAGCGAACTGCGGTTCAAGGAGTTTGCCAACCGTTACGAATTGGACCTCAGCCGCAAACAACTGGAGGAAAACAACCGCAAACTGCTGGAGCTGGATGAGAACAAAAGCCGCTTCTTTGCCAACATCAGCCACGAGTTGCGCACCCCGCTGACCATCATGCTGGGCTCGTTGGAGGAGATCATGCAAAACCCGGCCCTCGCGGGCGATCCCAACCTGCGCCAGACGCTCACCCTCATGCGCGCCAATGGTCTCCGGTTGCTCAAGCTCATCAATGACCTGCTTGAACTCGTGCGGCTGGATGCCGGCACGCTGCCGGTCAAGCGGGATGCCGTGGATTTGCCTGCCTTTCTGGAGAGCCTGGCAGCCGCCGCCCGCCACCTGGCCGAGCGCCGCCAGTTGCAGCTCATCACTCAGGTGGCGCCCGACGTCAACCGCGTGCTGGTGGACCGTGACAAGCTGGAAAAAATCCTCCTCAACCTGCAATTCAACGCCCTGAAATTTACCCCGCCCGGCGGGCGGGTGGAATTGATGGCCCGCCGCGAAAATCAGGATTTGGTCCTGCAAGTGCGTGACACCGGCGTGGGCATTAGCGAAAAAGACCTGCCCAATGTATTCAGCCGGTTCTGGCAGGCGGATATGTCCAGCCAGCGCAAATTTAAAGGCGCCGGCATTGGCCTGGCGCTGGTCAAGGAATTGACCGAAGTACAAGGAGGCGCCGTGGCGGTGGAAAGCAAGCCCAACGAAGGCACCACCTTCACCGTGCGCCTGCCCTATCTGCCGGCCAGCGAGTCGGGTCTGGCCCCTGCGGAAACGGACAGCGGCTCCCCCCAGGCGCCCAAGGCTGAGGAATGGTTGGCCGGGCTCTACCGGCAGGCAGACATGGCCGCCCTCAATCATGTGCCCGATAATGAGGGGAGCGCCCTGCCGGCTGGCGAAGGGCCTCAACCGCTCATTCTGATTGCTGATGATGAACCAGATTTGCGCGCCTTCCTGCGCCAGCAACTGGCTCCCCACTACCGCCTGGCCGAAGCCGTGGATGGGCGTCAAGCCGTGGAGCTGGCCCTGCGGCTGCAACCGGACTTGATGCTGTTGGATTTCATGATGCCGGAAAAAGACGGTTTGCAGGTCTGCCGCGAATTGCGGGAACAGCCCGCCACGCGCATCCTGCCCGTCATCTTTCTTACGGCCCACGGAGACCATCAAACCCGCCTCAACGCCCTGCGCGATGGGGCCACCGATTTTCTAGCCAAGCCATTTTCTGTCACCGAGCTGCACCTGCGCGTGAAAAACCTGCTCGCCGGCCACCTGTACGCCCGGGAGCTGGCCCGCCAGAAGGCCCGCCTGGAAGCGGCCTATCGCCAGTTGCAGGAAGCCGAAGCTCAACTGGTGCAGTCGGAAAAGCTGGCCGCCCTCGGCCGCATGAGCGCGGGCATCATTCACGAAATCAACAACCCGCTCAATTACGCGCGCACGGGGCTCTACACCTTGCGTCAGCGGCTGGCCGGACTGCCGCCGGAATCTCGTGCCGCCTGGCAAACCCTGCTGGGGGAGATTGAAGATGGCATCAACCGCGTCAAAAACATTGTGCAGGACCTTGGGCCGTTTGCCCATGACCGCGATGCGGTGAGCAATGACACCTCCCTCCGCCAGGCCGTGGAGCTGGCCTTGCGCTTTTTAAGTCATGAATGGCGGGGGACGGTGGCCGTGGAGGTGGATGTTCCCGATAACCTCACCGCCTGGGCCAACCGGGTGCGCCTGGTGCAGGTGCTGGTGAATCTGTTGCAAAATGCGCTGGACGCGTTGCGCGCGCAATCCCCGCCCAACCCTGCGCCCACCATCCAAGTGCGCGCCTGGGCCGAAGGCGCGTGGGTGTTTCTGAGTGTGCGGGACAATGGCCCGGGCATTCCTCCTGAACTGCAGAATCGTGTCTTTGAACCCTTTTTCTCCACCAAAGAAATCGGCGCCGGCCTCGGTTTGGGCCTGCACCTCTGCCATCAAATTGTTCGCCAATATGAAGGCCGCATTCGGCTGAACAGCCAGCCCGGCCAGTTTTGTGAATTCATTCTGGAACTGCCGGCGCACGATCCCCGGCTCAGCGCCAACGCCTCCACCCCTGCCCATGCATCCGTCCCCAAGCCAGCCTGA
- a CDS encoding class I SAM-dependent methyltransferase, with product MSVTTNTVEPWQVAGRATQGQEVRGAVSHVGGTRLVFETGDPHLTLRLSEVLDPFRLLINGKEIPAGRAVVTSAVHNGSTWVCEVALPENWFEGKLTSLPAGPGQKPAFDEFLRQWQRLYALRPEYKIVLSDLHSLLTHLRLWLEEVELGLKSLDAAERAQRRQAIIEGLDAPVVQSVNVLHERFEEITARLNPEEHAAHQSLCRRLLHPLFLCSPFGHRTYVKPLGYAGDYEMVNMIMRSPYEGPSLYAQAVNVWLLRQYPSQAHRHRIAFLTEKLIQETARVSLQKRPARIFNLGCGPAHEIQKFLRESALSDWAEFTLLDFNQETLHHAREVLEKARQEHQRQCRIQLVKKSVMSLLKEAGKNTGPEAGGGYDLVYCAGLFDYLPDRTCQQLMNLFYQWLAPGGLLVATNVFPCQPFRHMLEYLLDWRLIYRDPRQMLALKPAAAPPEAARVVSDLTGTNLMLEVRKPLT from the coding sequence ATGAGTGTGACAACGAATACGGTGGAGCCGTGGCAGGTGGCGGGACGTGCCACCCAAGGCCAGGAGGTACGGGGGGCCGTATCGCATGTGGGAGGCACCCGCCTGGTGTTTGAAACCGGGGACCCGCATCTGACCTTGCGCCTTTCTGAGGTTTTGGACCCCTTCCGCCTGCTGATTAATGGCAAGGAAATTCCCGCCGGCCGCGCCGTGGTCACCAGCGCCGTGCACAACGGCAGCACCTGGGTCTGTGAAGTCGCCCTTCCCGAAAACTGGTTTGAAGGCAAGCTCACGTCCCTGCCCGCCGGCCCGGGGCAAAAGCCTGCTTTCGATGAATTTCTGCGCCAGTGGCAGCGGCTGTACGCCCTCCGACCGGAATACAAAATCGTCCTGAGCGACTTGCACAGTCTGCTGACCCATTTGCGCCTGTGGCTGGAGGAGGTGGAATTGGGCCTCAAATCCTTGGACGCCGCCGAACGCGCCCAGCGCCGCCAGGCCATAATTGAGGGGCTGGATGCGCCCGTGGTCCAATCCGTCAACGTCTTGCACGAGCGTTTTGAGGAAATCACCGCCCGGCTCAACCCCGAGGAACATGCGGCGCACCAAAGCCTGTGCCGCCGGCTCCTGCACCCCCTGTTTCTCTGCTCGCCCTTCGGGCATCGCACCTATGTAAAACCGCTGGGGTATGCCGGGGACTATGAGATGGTGAACATGATCATGCGCTCGCCCTACGAGGGGCCGTCGCTCTACGCCCAGGCCGTGAATGTCTGGCTCCTGCGCCAGTATCCCTCACAGGCCCATCGCCATCGCATTGCCTTTTTAACCGAAAAATTGATCCAGGAAACCGCCCGGGTCAGCCTGCAAAAACGCCCCGCCCGCATTTTCAACCTCGGCTGCGGTCCGGCGCATGAAATCCAAAAATTCCTCCGCGAAAGCGCGTTGAGCGACTGGGCTGAGTTCACGCTGTTGGACTTCAACCAGGAGACTCTCCACCACGCGCGCGAGGTGTTGGAAAAAGCCCGCCAGGAGCATCAACGCCAATGCCGCATCCAGCTCGTCAAGAAATCGGTGATGAGCCTGCTGAAGGAGGCTGGCAAGAACACCGGGCCGGAAGCGGGCGGCGGTTATGATTTGGTTTATTGCGCCGGGTTGTTTGACTACCTACCGGACCGTACCTGCCAGCAATTAATGAACCTGTTTTACCAATGGCTGGCGCCCGGCGGACTGCTGGTGGCCACCAATGTTTTCCCCTGCCAGCCCTTCCGGCATATGTTGGAATACCTGCTGGATTGGCGCTTGATTTACCGGGACCCGCGCCAGATGCTGGCCTTGAAACCCGCCGCCGCCCCGCCCGAAGCGGCGCGAGTGGTCAGCGATTTGACCGGCACCAATCTGATGCTGGAGGTGCGCAAACCGCTCACCTGA